One part of the Glycine max cultivar Williams 82 chromosome 14, Glycine_max_v4.0, whole genome shotgun sequence genome encodes these proteins:
- the LOC100527334 gene encoding uncharacterized protein LOC100527334 precursor (The RefSeq protein has 1 frameshift compared to this genomic sequence): protein MSSKKKIAILIPASMLAMLLLISSSEVAASHSKEGEVVKITNEQGDAKFVGGGDLDVMVICFPPPPRYGRGVYYEYVDNLSQKQADKCYCGCCWLTESGDCRQCCREYYWSPRSGGASP from the exons ATGAGTTCGAAGAAGAAGATAGCAATACTTATCCCAGCAAGCATGTTGGCCATGCTCCTTCTGATATCTTCATCAGAGGTGGCAGCCAGCCATTCAAAGGAGG GTGAGGTTGTCAAAATAACTAACGAACAGGGTGATGCCAAATTTGTTGGTGGTGGTGACCTTGATGTTATGGTCATTTGTTTTCCTCCTCCCCCTCGTTATGGCCG TGTTTACTACGAATACGTTGACAATCTTTCTCAAAAGCAAGCAGATAAATGCTATTGTGGTTGTTGCTGGCTGACAGAGTCGGGAGATTGCAGACAATGCTGCCGAGAATACTATTGGTCGCCTAGAAGTGGCGGTGCCTCCCCCTGA